The proteins below come from a single Elgaria multicarinata webbii isolate HBS135686 ecotype San Diego chromosome 11, rElgMul1.1.pri, whole genome shotgun sequence genomic window:
- the LOC134405400 gene encoding olfactory receptor 14A16-like: MVRLIQRNKMDNQSTVTEFLLMGFSDDRDVQILHFVIFLVIYLLAFLGNVLIIFAVALDHHLHTPMYYFLANLSLSDICYISTTVAKSMATSLTNDKTISFAGCVAQVFFVVTFAGSELALLTIMAYDRYVAICHPLQYILIMKKDVCFHLAAASWLSNLTNALLQTCITFRLYFCGPNMIGQYFCDIPQLQKISCSDTKVSQVLVFVSVAIVDSFCGGFIFVSYGYIFSAVLRIPSVQSRYKALSTCVPHLMVFSLFIITAMFSYMRPKSLSFRMMDLFSAVLYTVLPPLLNPFIYSFRNKDIQKGVLKISKYIFFKKIP, from the exons ATGGTAAG GCTAATTCAAAGGAATAAAATGGACAACCAATCCACTGTGACAGAATTCCTTCTGATGGGATTTTCTGATGACCGTGATGTGCAAATTTTGCATTTTGTGATATTTCTCGTCATTTACTTATTAGCCTTCTTGGGGAATGTTCTCATAATCTTTGCTGTGGCCCTAGACCATCACCTTCACACACCCATGTATTATTTTTTGGCCAATTTATCGTTGTCAGATATTTGTTACATCTCAACCACTGTCGCCAAATCCATGGCCACTTCTTTGACAAACGACAAAACTATTTCTTTTGCTGGATGTGTGGCCCAGGTTTTCTTTGTTGTCACATTTGCAGGTTCTGAGCTTGCCTTGCTCACTATCATGGCTTATGACCGCTATGTAGCCATCTGCCATCCACTGCAATATATTCTAATCATGAAAAAAGATGTATGTTTCCACTTGGCAGCTGCTTCCTGGCTAAGCAACTTGACCAACGCATTGTTACAAACATGTATCACTTTTCGTTTATATTTCTGTGGGCCCAATATGATTGGCCAGTATTTCTGTGATATCCCTCAGTTACAAAAGATTTCTTGCAGTGATACAAAAGTTAGCCAGGTTCTGGTTTTTGTCAGTGTGGCCATTGTGGACTCTTTTTGTGGTGGGTTCATCTTTGTTTCTTATGGCTACATCTTCTCTGCCGTGCTGAGGATTCCATCAGTTCAAAGCAGATATAAAGCTCTGTCTACCTGTGTTCCCCACTTGATGGTCTTCTCTTTATTTATCATCACTGCTATGTTTTCATACATGAGGCCTAAATCACTTTCCTTTAGAATGATGGACTTGTTCTCTGCTGTTTTGTACACAGTTTTGCCACCACTACTGAATCCCTTCATTTATAGCTTCAGGAACAAGGACATCCAAAAGGGTGTATTGAAaatatcaaaatacattttttttaaaaaaatcccctaa